The Neodiprion virginianus isolate iyNeoVirg1 chromosome 5, iyNeoVirg1.1, whole genome shotgun sequence genome contains a region encoding:
- the LOC124306192 gene encoding uncharacterized protein LOC124306192 isoform X6 — protein MTSLILENADLNRLFPKCRPRGGQPPRSGGSTPSHPHDHPRHTDESTGTTNRTAAAANIATIATIATITTIANSVDKFKSNNNNPDEDADMIDLERDTSDRCRKQANGRKKSGSLSRRTATSVVAGFPGEPQLPVTTAKLPSSSSSSASGRSEDAPNYVSLAGSDHQAQSQDALEDSGPEESPVYILTSAKGDRSYKLRDSRIIEIAGGREVFSQSRGKVAARKPRFLAASNSLAVDDCQTDNKLSVKKNNKSPNRQSVWELRSRCGEARRQRSNREVTETVFSSEVHSVRRNTTKSILDYDSPKSNQASRIINYDSILNSNNVEYNTPKSITDLNYGLPKNCVDYQSNHTTPARSMAIVSDGEVVVFDDIDDNWRGLRLDLGPTNAGQQNTTDNIDIETEDSQRGRMHPEPPGSSVGSTPSPAYHRNTSDFFKVVTPASDCEGDSPPPERNHKVARVIGELPIAQYSGSPRRYGVRENSRLPTLLSSPSIYAPPRPGFPQRVLPTTPNQKEKEEKPVEISEKPVVELASSGIEEPPSCPTPPPPEEPEDEEEEEDCLKSSVLPSDNLSSLVSPGGSTFDYLYEFSETRKVLEEFFKCPPPTEEKENNIDSSLFQDLDYELRRQAGSAYVGQRLASGPPTLEEVLIHESPKKQRADFSQTQTVEHENNFLDLSVGTGSSEDLGETEVGLQVGHSRNFTLSPETTDCDSNCGDLDSEMSLMMMDNELMPASGLLGSVGDLGNNSDSLRIYTSMPVLEDGLSSGHASDTDNNNPTVMLMKRQINEIEREIIQRTRNDMLGSENESGKDVSLNVTKDILHSLKTTSPDLFVTSKERKDISYETNELELDGLDPLGTPPPPAPQGRQSANLETGGEVEAAIKDIRMALQRTKTLPVKSPSEDPPEPSVSPVWIPSILDGRRRACGESNSEDSEARRVGEDADGEVEEVVDEEEADTDLETDRLLGQQRTDDQGFYDDKEFRGWRKPKTRTMLPPMSTKIATPKQTPPKTLSVAPLDALPPSEPLPSTSVSVSVSPPPPPTPATTVSATQSPPCDREATSPTQTASSPQKIPAKNSPSPPHSLKESSGKVKKDKDGKKKSRNKEVLIEGVLFRARYLGSTQLVCEGQPTKSTRMCQAEEAVSRIKDGPVPMQATLVNYGGQHAYGRCSVASQGSLEEDECDSSEELIGSTSGGGQSESINIGAQSQLAPIGGPLGPTTVFRLQFLGSVEVEEEGGRKRRKRLKKHMVEEAVTKIKALAPDGETQPSTEVDLFISTEKIMVLNTDLKEIMMDHALRTISYIADIGDLVVLMARRRFVPHEMEEAPKINRTPKMICHVFESEEAQFIAQSIGQAFQVAYMEFLKANGIEDHSFVKEMDYQEVLNSQEIFGDELQMFAKKEMQKEVVVPKAKGEILGVVIVESGWGSMLPTVVIANLAPAGAAARCGQLNIGDQIIAINGVSLVGLPLSTCQTYIKNSKNQTVVKLTVVPCAPVVEVKIKRPDTKYQLGFSVQNGVICSLLRGGIAERGGVRVGHRIIEINNQSVVAVPHEKIVNLLATSVGEILMKTMPTSMFRLLTGQESPVYI, from the exons ATGACCAGCCTGATTTTGGAGAACGCAGACTTGAACCGCCTGTTCCCAAAATGTCGGCCTAGGGGCGGTCAACCCCCGCGATCGGGGGGCTCGACGCCGAGTCATCCGCATGACCATCCTCGGCATACCGACGAGTCAACTGGTACCACCAATCGCACCGCTGCAGCAGCCAACATCGCGACAATTGCGACCATCGCGACGATCACGACGATCGCGAACTCCGTCGACAAGTTTaaaagcaacaacaacaaccccGACGAAGACGCAGACATGATCGACCTCGAACGCGACACCTCCGACAG GTGTAGAAAGCAAGCGAATGGCAGAAAAAAATCAGGTTCGCTGTCTCGTAGGACGGCTACGAGTGTCGTCGCCGGATTTCCGGGTGAGCCCCAGCTTCCGGTAACAACCGCGAAGTTGCCCTCGTCAAGCTCATCGTCAGCTTCCGGGCGCAGCGAAGATGCACCAAACTACGTCAGTCTCGCCGGAAGCGACCATCAGGCGCAGTCTCAAGACGCCCTGGAAGACAGCGGCCCCGAAGAAAGCCCTGTTTATATCTTGACTTCCGCCAAAGGCGATCGCAGCTATAAACTTCGCGATTCGAG GATTATTGAGATTGCTGGCGGTAGGGAGGTATTCTCGCAAAGCAGAGGTAAAGTTGCTGCAAGAAAGCCGCGATTCTTGGCTGCATCAAATTCTCTGGCAGTGGATGACTGTCAGACAGATAACAAGCTCAGTGTTAAAAAGAACAATAAATCACCAAATAGGCAGAGCGTCTGGGAATTAAGAAGCCG ATGCGGAGAGGCCAGAAGACAGCGCTCTAATCGCGAAGTAACAGAGACCGTATTTTCGTCGGAAGTACACTCAGTGCGTCGAAATACAACAAAGTCTATCCTAGACTACGATTCGCCAAAGAGTAATCAAGCCAGTCGCATAATAAACTATGACTCGATACTGAATAGCAATAACGTAGAGTATAACACACCAAAAAGTATTACTGATCTTAACTATGGCCTGCCTAAGAACTGCGTAGATTATCAATCCAATCACACGACGCCTGCGCGTAGCATGGCAATAGTGAGCGACGGAGAGGTCGTTGTGTTTGATGATATTGACGACAATTGGCGAGGCCTCAGGCTTGATCTCGGACCCACTAATGCTGGGCAACAAAACACAACTGACAATATCGATATTGAAACTGAAGATTCTCAGCGAGGTAGAATGCATCCTGAACCACCTGGATCTAGCGTAGGGAGCACTCCGAGTCCCGCTTACCATCGTAATACATCCGATTTTTTCAAG GTTGTTACTCCAGCCAGTGATTGCGAGGGAGACTCTCCTCCTCCAGAACGTAATCACAAGGTTGCCAGAGTAATTGGGGAGCTTCCTATTGCACAGTATTCTGGCAGCCCCCGACGCTATGGAGTCCGTGAAAATTCTAGACTGCCCACTCTACTCTCATCGCCATCCATCTACGCCCCACCCAGACCTGGTTTTCCTCAAAGAGTTTTACCTACTACTCCGAATCAGAAAGAG AAGGAGGAAAAACCTGTAGAAATTTCTGAAAAGCCCGTTGTAGAACTGGCCTCGTCTGGAATCGAGGAACCACCTTCCTGCCCCACACCTCCACCGCCCGAAGAACCAGAGGatgaggaggaagaagaagactGTTTGAAGTCCTCTGTACTGCCGAGTGATAATTTATCTAGTCTCGTTTCACCAGGTGGCAGTACATTTGACTACCTTTACGAATTTTCGGAGACACGGAAAGTGctcgaagaatttttcaagtgtCCTCCACCTACCGAAGAAAAGGAGAACAATATTGATTCTTCTCTGTTTCAA GATCTCGACTACGAACTTCGGAGGCAAGCCGGAAGCGCGTACGTAGGCCAAAGGCTAGCCAGTGGTCCGCCAACTTTGGAAGAAGTCCTGATACACGAGTCACCCAAAAAGCAGAGGGCTGACTTTTCCCAGACG CAGACGGTGGAGcacgaaaacaattttttggaCTTGTCGGTGGGTACCGGAAGCAGCGAAGACCTTGGTGAGACAGAAGTAGGTCTGCAGGTTGGACATTCAAGGAATTTCACCCTCAGTCCTGAGACAACAGACTGCGACAGTAACTGCGGTGATTTAGACAGTGAAATGTCATTGATGATGATGGACAACGAACTGATGCCTGCTAGCGGGCTTTTGGGCTCCGTTGGTGACCTTGGAAACAATTCAGACTCTCTTAGAATATACACAAGCATGCCTGTGCTCGAGGATGGATTGTCGAGCGGACATGCCAGTGACACGGATAACAATAATCCAACAGTGATGCTCATGAAGCGACAAATAAACGAGATCGAGAGGGAGATTATACAGAGGACGCGCAACGACATGCTCGGCTCTGAGAACGAGTCTGGTAAAGACGTGAGCCTTAATGTTACCAAAGATATTTTGCATTCTCTGAAAACGACTTCGCCTGACTTATTTGTCACTAGTAAGGAAAGGAAAGACATTTCTTACGAGACTAACGAACTTGAACTGGACGGACTTGACCCTCTCGGCACGCCGCCACCCCCAGCACCTCAGGGCAGGCAAAGCGCCAACTTAGAAACTGGCGGCGAAGTTGAAGCTGCTATCAAAGATATCAGGATGGCTCTACAGAGAACGAAAACTCTACCAGTCAAATCACCGTCCGAAGATCCTCCAGAGCCAAGCGTCAGCCCTGTATGGATACCAAG TATATTGGATGGCAGGCGGAGAGCCTGCGGGGAGAGTAACAGCGAAGATTCGGAAGCCAGAAGAGTAGGAGAAGACGCTGACGGTGAAGTGGAGGAGGTTGTAGACGAAGAAGAAGCGGACACAGATCTTGAGACTGACAGACTTCTCGGACAACAAAGAACGGATGACCAAGGTTTCTACGACGACAAG GAATTCAGG GGGTGGCGGAAGCCTAAAACTAGGACAATGTTGCCACCAATGAGTACAAAAATTGCGACTCCCAAACAGACTCCGCCGAAAACATTGAGCGTCGCTCCTCTAGATGCATTGCCACCCTCCGAACCCCTGCCGTCCACCTCAGTATCGGTCTCGGTctctcctccccctcctccgaCTCCCGCCACCACGGTTTCCGCCACCCAATCGCCACCCTGTGATCGCGAAGCAACCAGTCCCACGCAAACTGCGTCGAGCCCCCAGAAGATCCCAGCCAAAAACTCTCCCTCGCCCCCTCACAGCCTCAAGGAATCCAGCGGCAAGGTGAAAAAG gATAAGGATGGAAAGAAGAAGAGCAGAAACAAAGAAG TCCTGATCGAAGGTGTCTTATTCCGCGCCAGATATCTAGGATCCACACAGTTGGTATGCGAAGGACAGCCAACGAAATCGACTAGAATGTGCCAGGCAGAGGAGGCTGTTTCTAGGATAAAG GATGGTCCAGTGCCGATGCAGGCAACGCTGGTAAACTATGGTGGGCAACATGCCTATGGTCGATGCAGTGTTGCGTCACAAGGAAGCCTTGAGGAAGATGAGTGCGACTCAAGCGAAGAACTTATAGGGAGCACCTCAGGTGGTGGACAGTCTGAATCTATCAATATCGGGGCTCAGTCCCAGCTGGCCCCAATCGGCGGCCCGTTGGGGCCCACCACGGTTTTCAGACTACAGTTTCTTGGGTCGGTGGAGGTGGAAGAGGAAGGGGGACGAAAGCGGCGAAAACGTCTCAAGAAACACATGGTCGAAGAGGCCGTCACTAAGATAAAG GCGTTG GCGCCAGATGGGGAAACACAGCCGAGCACAGAGGTGGATCTGTTTATTTCGACGGAGAAAATAATGGTCCTAAACACCGATTTAAAAGAAATTATGATGGACCATGCTCTGAGGACGATATCGTACATAGCAGACATTGGCGATCTAGTAGTATTAATGGCACGTAGAAGATTCGTACCGCACGAAATGGAAGAGGCACCAAAAATCAATCGAACTCCAAAGATGATCTGTCACGTTTTTGAGAGTGAAGAAGCACAGTTCATTGCCCAAAGCATCGGGCAAGCCTTCCAAGTCGCTTACATGGAATTCCTCAAAGCGAATGGAATAGAGGACCACAGTTTCGTCAAGGAAATGGACTACCAGGAGGTGTTAAACTCCCAGGAGATATTCGGTGACGAACTGCAGATGTTCGCCAAGAAGGAGATGCAGAAAGAG GTCGTCGTTCCAAAAGCAAAGGGTGAAATTCTTGGCGTAGTTATTGTTGAATCCGGGTGGGGGTCAATGCTTCCGACTGTCGTAATAGCCAACCTCGCCCCAGCGGGTGCTGCGGCTCGCTGCGGTCAGTTGAACATCGGAGATCAAATAATAGCGATAAATGGTGTATCGTTGGTGGGCCTGCCGCTGTCTACTTGTCAGacttatataaaaaattctaaaaatcaAACGGTCGTCAAGCTCACTGTCGTCCCGTGCGCCCCGGTCGTTGAGGTCAAGATAAAAAGACCGGACACAAAATATCAGCTAGGATTCAGTGTACAAAATGGAGTTATATGCAGTCTTCTACGGGGAGGAATCGCAGAGAGAGGAGGGGTCAGGGTTGGCCATAGAATCATTGAAATCAACAATCAAAGTGTCGTCGCCGTGCCGcatgaaaaaatcgtcaatCTCTTGGCCACGTCTGTTGGGGAG ATTCTGATGAAGACTATGCCAACATCAATGTTTCGGCTATTAACTGGCCAGGAGTCTCCGGTGTAcatataa
- the LOC124306192 gene encoding uncharacterized protein LOC124306192 isoform X3, protein MTSLILENADLNRLFPKCRPRGGQPPRSGGSTPSHPHDHPRHTDESTGTTNRTAAAANIATIATIATITTIANSVDKFKSNNNNPDEDADMIDLERDTSDRCRKQANGRKKSGSLSRRTATSVVAGFPGEPQLPVTTAKLPSSSSSSASGRSEDAPNYVSLAGSDHQAQSQDALEDSGPEESPVYILTSAKGDRSYKLRDSRIIEIAGGREVFSQSRGKVAARKPRFLAASNSLAVDDCQTDNKLSVKKNNKSPNRQSVWELRSRCGEARRQRSNREVTETVFSSEVHSVRRNTTKSILDYDSPKSNQASRIINYDSILNSNNVEYNTPKSITDLNYGLPKNCVDYQSNHTTPARSMAIVSDGEVVVFDDIDDNWRGLRLDLGPTNAGQQNTTDNIDIETEDSQRGRMHPEPPGSSVGSTPSPAYHRNTSDFFKVVTPASDCEGDSPPPERNHKVARVIGELPIAQYSGSPRRYGVRENSRLPTLLSSPSIYAPPRPGFPQRVLPTTPNQKEKEEKPVEISEKPVVELASSGIEEPPSCPTPPPPEEPEDEEEEEDCLKSSVLPSDNLSSLVSPGGSTFDYLYEFSETRKVLEEFFKCPPPTEEKENNIDSSLFQDLDYELRRQAGSAYVGQRLASGPPTLEEVLIHESPKKQRADFSQTQTVEHENNFLDLSVGTGSSEDLGETEVGLQVGHSRNFTLSPETTDCDSNCGDLDSEMSLMMMDNELMPASGLLGSVGDLGNNSDSLRIYTSMPVLEDGLSSGHASDTDNNNPTVMLMKRQINEIEREIIQRTRNDMLGSENESGKDVSLNVTKDILHSLKTTSPDLFVTSKERKDISYETNELELDGLDPLGTPPPPAPQGRQSANLETGGEVEAAIKDIRMALQRTKTLPVKSPSEDPPEPSVSPVWIPSILDGRRRACGESNSEDSEARRVGEDADGEVEEVVDEEEADTDLETDRLLGQQRTDDQGFYDDKGWRKPKTRTMLPPMSTKIATPKQTPPKTLSVAPLDALPPSEPLPSTSVSVSVSPPPPPTPATTVSATQSPPCDREATSPTQTASSPQKIPAKNSPSPPHSLKESSGKVKKDKDGKKKSRNKEALLTDPSVLIEGVLFRARYLGSTQLVCEGQPTKSTRMCQAEEAVSRIKDGPVPMQATLVNYGGQHAYGRCSVASQGSLEEDECDSSEELIGSTSGGGQSESINIGAQSQLAPIGGPLGPTTVFRLQFLGSVEVEEEGGRKRRKRLKKHMVEEAVTKIKALAPDGETQPSTEVDLFISTEKIMVLNTDLKEIMMDHALRTISYIADIGDLVVLMARRRFVPHEMEEAPKINRTPKMICHVFESEEAQFIAQSIGQAFQVAYMEFLKANGIEDHSFVKEMDYQEVLNSQEIFGDELQMFAKKEMQKEVVVPKAKGEILGVVIVESGWGSMLPTVVIANLAPAGAAARCGQLNIGDQIIAINGVSLVGLPLSTCQTYIKNSKNQTVVKLTVVPCAPVVEVKIKRPDTKYQLGFSVQNGVICSLLRGGIAERGGVRVGHRIIEINNQSVVAVPHEKIVNLLATSVGEILMKTMPTSMFRLLTGQESPVYI, encoded by the exons ATGACCAGCCTGATTTTGGAGAACGCAGACTTGAACCGCCTGTTCCCAAAATGTCGGCCTAGGGGCGGTCAACCCCCGCGATCGGGGGGCTCGACGCCGAGTCATCCGCATGACCATCCTCGGCATACCGACGAGTCAACTGGTACCACCAATCGCACCGCTGCAGCAGCCAACATCGCGACAATTGCGACCATCGCGACGATCACGACGATCGCGAACTCCGTCGACAAGTTTaaaagcaacaacaacaaccccGACGAAGACGCAGACATGATCGACCTCGAACGCGACACCTCCGACAG GTGTAGAAAGCAAGCGAATGGCAGAAAAAAATCAGGTTCGCTGTCTCGTAGGACGGCTACGAGTGTCGTCGCCGGATTTCCGGGTGAGCCCCAGCTTCCGGTAACAACCGCGAAGTTGCCCTCGTCAAGCTCATCGTCAGCTTCCGGGCGCAGCGAAGATGCACCAAACTACGTCAGTCTCGCCGGAAGCGACCATCAGGCGCAGTCTCAAGACGCCCTGGAAGACAGCGGCCCCGAAGAAAGCCCTGTTTATATCTTGACTTCCGCCAAAGGCGATCGCAGCTATAAACTTCGCGATTCGAG GATTATTGAGATTGCTGGCGGTAGGGAGGTATTCTCGCAAAGCAGAGGTAAAGTTGCTGCAAGAAAGCCGCGATTCTTGGCTGCATCAAATTCTCTGGCAGTGGATGACTGTCAGACAGATAACAAGCTCAGTGTTAAAAAGAACAATAAATCACCAAATAGGCAGAGCGTCTGGGAATTAAGAAGCCG ATGCGGAGAGGCCAGAAGACAGCGCTCTAATCGCGAAGTAACAGAGACCGTATTTTCGTCGGAAGTACACTCAGTGCGTCGAAATACAACAAAGTCTATCCTAGACTACGATTCGCCAAAGAGTAATCAAGCCAGTCGCATAATAAACTATGACTCGATACTGAATAGCAATAACGTAGAGTATAACACACCAAAAAGTATTACTGATCTTAACTATGGCCTGCCTAAGAACTGCGTAGATTATCAATCCAATCACACGACGCCTGCGCGTAGCATGGCAATAGTGAGCGACGGAGAGGTCGTTGTGTTTGATGATATTGACGACAATTGGCGAGGCCTCAGGCTTGATCTCGGACCCACTAATGCTGGGCAACAAAACACAACTGACAATATCGATATTGAAACTGAAGATTCTCAGCGAGGTAGAATGCATCCTGAACCACCTGGATCTAGCGTAGGGAGCACTCCGAGTCCCGCTTACCATCGTAATACATCCGATTTTTTCAAG GTTGTTACTCCAGCCAGTGATTGCGAGGGAGACTCTCCTCCTCCAGAACGTAATCACAAGGTTGCCAGAGTAATTGGGGAGCTTCCTATTGCACAGTATTCTGGCAGCCCCCGACGCTATGGAGTCCGTGAAAATTCTAGACTGCCCACTCTACTCTCATCGCCATCCATCTACGCCCCACCCAGACCTGGTTTTCCTCAAAGAGTTTTACCTACTACTCCGAATCAGAAAGAG AAGGAGGAAAAACCTGTAGAAATTTCTGAAAAGCCCGTTGTAGAACTGGCCTCGTCTGGAATCGAGGAACCACCTTCCTGCCCCACACCTCCACCGCCCGAAGAACCAGAGGatgaggaggaagaagaagactGTTTGAAGTCCTCTGTACTGCCGAGTGATAATTTATCTAGTCTCGTTTCACCAGGTGGCAGTACATTTGACTACCTTTACGAATTTTCGGAGACACGGAAAGTGctcgaagaatttttcaagtgtCCTCCACCTACCGAAGAAAAGGAGAACAATATTGATTCTTCTCTGTTTCAA GATCTCGACTACGAACTTCGGAGGCAAGCCGGAAGCGCGTACGTAGGCCAAAGGCTAGCCAGTGGTCCGCCAACTTTGGAAGAAGTCCTGATACACGAGTCACCCAAAAAGCAGAGGGCTGACTTTTCCCAGACG CAGACGGTGGAGcacgaaaacaattttttggaCTTGTCGGTGGGTACCGGAAGCAGCGAAGACCTTGGTGAGACAGAAGTAGGTCTGCAGGTTGGACATTCAAGGAATTTCACCCTCAGTCCTGAGACAACAGACTGCGACAGTAACTGCGGTGATTTAGACAGTGAAATGTCATTGATGATGATGGACAACGAACTGATGCCTGCTAGCGGGCTTTTGGGCTCCGTTGGTGACCTTGGAAACAATTCAGACTCTCTTAGAATATACACAAGCATGCCTGTGCTCGAGGATGGATTGTCGAGCGGACATGCCAGTGACACGGATAACAATAATCCAACAGTGATGCTCATGAAGCGACAAATAAACGAGATCGAGAGGGAGATTATACAGAGGACGCGCAACGACATGCTCGGCTCTGAGAACGAGTCTGGTAAAGACGTGAGCCTTAATGTTACCAAAGATATTTTGCATTCTCTGAAAACGACTTCGCCTGACTTATTTGTCACTAGTAAGGAAAGGAAAGACATTTCTTACGAGACTAACGAACTTGAACTGGACGGACTTGACCCTCTCGGCACGCCGCCACCCCCAGCACCTCAGGGCAGGCAAAGCGCCAACTTAGAAACTGGCGGCGAAGTTGAAGCTGCTATCAAAGATATCAGGATGGCTCTACAGAGAACGAAAACTCTACCAGTCAAATCACCGTCCGAAGATCCTCCAGAGCCAAGCGTCAGCCCTGTATGGATACCAAG TATATTGGATGGCAGGCGGAGAGCCTGCGGGGAGAGTAACAGCGAAGATTCGGAAGCCAGAAGAGTAGGAGAAGACGCTGACGGTGAAGTGGAGGAGGTTGTAGACGAAGAAGAAGCGGACACAGATCTTGAGACTGACAGACTTCTCGGACAACAAAGAACGGATGACCAAGGTTTCTACGACGACAAG GGGTGGCGGAAGCCTAAAACTAGGACAATGTTGCCACCAATGAGTACAAAAATTGCGACTCCCAAACAGACTCCGCCGAAAACATTGAGCGTCGCTCCTCTAGATGCATTGCCACCCTCCGAACCCCTGCCGTCCACCTCAGTATCGGTCTCGGTctctcctccccctcctccgaCTCCCGCCACCACGGTTTCCGCCACCCAATCGCCACCCTGTGATCGCGAAGCAACCAGTCCCACGCAAACTGCGTCGAGCCCCCAGAAGATCCCAGCCAAAAACTCTCCCTCGCCCCCTCACAGCCTCAAGGAATCCAGCGGCAAGGTGAAAAAG gATAAGGATGGAAAGAAGAAGAGCAGAAACAAAGAAG CTTTACTCACCGACCCTTCAGTCCTGATCGAAGGTGTCTTATTCCGCGCCAGATATCTAGGATCCACACAGTTGGTATGCGAAGGACAGCCAACGAAATCGACTAGAATGTGCCAGGCAGAGGAGGCTGTTTCTAGGATAAAG GATGGTCCAGTGCCGATGCAGGCAACGCTGGTAAACTATGGTGGGCAACATGCCTATGGTCGATGCAGTGTTGCGTCACAAGGAAGCCTTGAGGAAGATGAGTGCGACTCAAGCGAAGAACTTATAGGGAGCACCTCAGGTGGTGGACAGTCTGAATCTATCAATATCGGGGCTCAGTCCCAGCTGGCCCCAATCGGCGGCCCGTTGGGGCCCACCACGGTTTTCAGACTACAGTTTCTTGGGTCGGTGGAGGTGGAAGAGGAAGGGGGACGAAAGCGGCGAAAACGTCTCAAGAAACACATGGTCGAAGAGGCCGTCACTAAGATAAAG GCGTTG GCGCCAGATGGGGAAACACAGCCGAGCACAGAGGTGGATCTGTTTATTTCGACGGAGAAAATAATGGTCCTAAACACCGATTTAAAAGAAATTATGATGGACCATGCTCTGAGGACGATATCGTACATAGCAGACATTGGCGATCTAGTAGTATTAATGGCACGTAGAAGATTCGTACCGCACGAAATGGAAGAGGCACCAAAAATCAATCGAACTCCAAAGATGATCTGTCACGTTTTTGAGAGTGAAGAAGCACAGTTCATTGCCCAAAGCATCGGGCAAGCCTTCCAAGTCGCTTACATGGAATTCCTCAAAGCGAATGGAATAGAGGACCACAGTTTCGTCAAGGAAATGGACTACCAGGAGGTGTTAAACTCCCAGGAGATATTCGGTGACGAACTGCAGATGTTCGCCAAGAAGGAGATGCAGAAAGAG GTCGTCGTTCCAAAAGCAAAGGGTGAAATTCTTGGCGTAGTTATTGTTGAATCCGGGTGGGGGTCAATGCTTCCGACTGTCGTAATAGCCAACCTCGCCCCAGCGGGTGCTGCGGCTCGCTGCGGTCAGTTGAACATCGGAGATCAAATAATAGCGATAAATGGTGTATCGTTGGTGGGCCTGCCGCTGTCTACTTGTCAGacttatataaaaaattctaaaaatcaAACGGTCGTCAAGCTCACTGTCGTCCCGTGCGCCCCGGTCGTTGAGGTCAAGATAAAAAGACCGGACACAAAATATCAGCTAGGATTCAGTGTACAAAATGGAGTTATATGCAGTCTTCTACGGGGAGGAATCGCAGAGAGAGGAGGGGTCAGGGTTGGCCATAGAATCATTGAAATCAACAATCAAAGTGTCGTCGCCGTGCCGcatgaaaaaatcgtcaatCTCTTGGCCACGTCTGTTGGGGAG ATTCTGATGAAGACTATGCCAACATCAATGTTTCGGCTATTAACTGGCCAGGAGTCTCCGGTGTAcatataa